The Anopheles coluzzii chromosome 2, AcolN3, whole genome shotgun sequence genome window below encodes:
- the LOC120953713 gene encoding uncharacterized protein LOC120953713 isoform X2, with protein MIVVRVVIIWCCLLSIACARPASVLRTIGRRKGSLKGVPIKIKRQTDDLHRRLIGIDPPHYGEQFSAERHSDESMLQLQKKASIAEIFRHRLMACGLITTKSPERWRDRLIAELDEIVTEIEHRCALCKTLYDEPSRYDVLRSLIDPCPACCRRKNNKKQLLLTLQKVLEKSLDSEPGPSESSAGGEEEKEGHDSRIWPITEIPKSRKTRSTTETPMPPLTTQSIVSDHEGVRDLQTAEQNRKLKTSWWSHHPTIQSQGSLYTAETTSSANETDGSEYDGRHEPPAVHVINGQPVDNVHDFLQQYMDLVYGGLPGNEQRKQFFLDQLCRNATNGRIVLQCHDGSAGQRRTRFTSESSAQAAEKVSAWHVSEDSDASSNVQKSLLFTTPSLNVLKPKVMGCQSCWTLGRKRAEWDGH; from the exons ATGATCGTCGTGCGCGTTGTTATCATTTGGTGCTGTTTACTTTCTATTGCTTGTGCTCGTCCCGCTTCCGTGCTCAGAACCATCGGCAGACGTAAAGGATCGCTTAAAGGTGTACCGATTAAAATTAAACGACAAACAGACGACCTGCATCGGAGATTGATAGGAATCGATCCACCTCATTACGG CGAACAGTTCTCTGCCGAACGGCACAGTGACGAGTCGATGCTACAGTTGCAGAAAAAAGCATCCATAGCAGAAATTTTCCGACACCGGCTGATGGCTTGCGGCTTAATAACGACCAAATCTCCCGAGCGCTGGCGTGATCGTTTGATTGCCGAGCTGGACGAGATAGTCACCGAGATAGAGCATCGGTGTGCGCTTTGCAAAACACTGTACGATGAGCCGTCTCGGTACGATGTGCTGAGAAGCTTGATCGATCCGTGTCCAGCCTGCTGTCGgcggaaaaacaacaaaaagcagcTTCTGCTCACACTTCAAAAAGTGTTGGAAAAATCGCTCGACAGTGAACCGGGGCCGAGTGAAAGCAGTGCCGGAGGGGAAGAGGAAAAGGAAGGTCACGATTCACGCATTTGGCCCATTACGGAGATACCGAAGAGTAGGAAGACGCGGAGTACCACCGAAACACCTATGCCACCACTGACGACCCAGTCGATCGTGAGTGATCATGAAGGGGTTCGGGATTTACAAACTGCCGAACAGAACCGTAAGCTAAAGACATCCTGGTGGTCCCACCATCCTACAATACAATCGCAAGGATCACTTTACACGGCGGAAACGACATCAAGCGCAAATGAAACGGACGGCTCGGAGTATGATGGAAGGCACGAACCGCCAGCCGTGCACGTTATCAATGGACAGCCGGTCGATAATGTGCACGATTTTCTGCAGCAATACATGGACCTCGTGTACGGGGGGCTACCGGGCAATGAGCAACGGAAGCAGTTTTTTCTTGACCAGCTGTGCCGAAACGCAACCAACGGCAGGATCGTGCTGCAGTGCCACGATGGCAGCGCCGGGCAGCGGAGAACGCGTTTCACCTCCGAGTCAAGTGCTCAAGCGGCCGAAAAAGTATCAGCTTGGCATGTTAGTGAAGATTCCGACGCCTCAAGTAACGTTCAAAAATCGTTACTTTTTACTACCCCCTCGTTGAATG TGCTTAAGCCCAAAGTGATGGGATGCCAGTCGTGCTGGACGCTTGGTAGAAAACGGGCCGAATGGGATGGACACTAG
- the LOC120953714 gene encoding arrestin domain-containing protein 4, with protein MPRKLLKFLILFDNTSLLYFPGQFLSGRVLLELQDDTPVLGLHFHVVGECVVRVRSTRHERSYDKENYIDFRMRLLGDSDNQGPTILSPGIHSFPFKLGLPVDLPSTFLGRYGWVQYFCKAGLREPSGLIHKNHQVFIVMNPIDLNLEQPYLADPFKCNIEHNLGMACVGGGIVKCKIILDRGGYVPGESIMITATVTNASSVTIKSTKAALTETIQYFARDKVMQTEKRELAVIARGKIRAGHRDEWQNESLYVPPLPPTNLRGCHLIRIQYDVCFLIEPKSLEKQIKLQLPITLGTYPFKTADGDDTNEWAETIYKPETHYPSTLPIFRPWLHEKNDQK; from the exons ATGCCACGGAAGTTGCTGAAATTTCTCATCCTCTTCGACAACACGTCGCTGCTGTACTTCCCGGGCCAGTTTCTGTCCGGGCGGGtgctgctcgagctgcagGACGACACACCGGTGCTGG GACTTCATTTCCATGTCGTTGGCGAGTGTGTCGTGCGCGTGCGCTCGACGCGCCACGAGCGATCGTACGATAAGGAAAACTATATCGACTTCCGGATGCGCCTGCTGGGCGATTCCGACAACCAAGGGCCCACGATCCTGTCGCCCGGCATCCACAGCTTCCCGTTCAAGCTCGGCCTGCCCGTCGATCTGCCGTCGACCTTTCTCGGGCGGTACGGCTGGGTGCAGTACTTCTGCAAGGCCGGGCTGCGCGAACCGTCCGGCCTGATACACAAGAACCACCAGGTGTTCATCGTGATGAATCCGATCGATCTCAACCTTGAGCAGCCTTATCTGGCG GATCCTTTTAAATGCAACATTGAGCATAATCTCGGGATGGCTTGCGTCGGCGGAGGCATCGTGAAGTGTAAAATCATACTCGATCGTGGCGGATACGTGCCGGGCGAGTCGATCATGATCACGGCGACGGTTACGAATGCGAGCAGTGTGACGATCAAATCGACCAAAGCTGCACTTACAGAG ACGATACAGTATTTTGCACGCGATAAGGTGATGCAGACGGAGAAACGAGAGCTGGCAGTGATAGCCCGGGGCAAGATACGGGCCGGTCACAGGGACGAATGGCAGAACGAGTCCCTTTACGtgccgccgctgccaccgACCAATCTGCGCGGCTGTCATCTAATACGGATCCAGTACGACGTTTGT TTCTTAATAGAACCGAAATCGTTGGAAAAACAGATCAAACTACAGCTGCCGATCACGCTCGGCACGTACCCGTTCAAGACGGCGGACGGTGACGACACGAACGAGTGGGCCGAAACGATCTACAAGCCGGAAACGCACTACCCGTCCACGCTGCCCATCTTTCGGCCCTGGTTACACGAGAAAAACGATCAAAAGTAA
- the LOC120953713 gene encoding uncharacterized protein LOC120953713 isoform X1, with translation MIVVRVVIIWCCLLSIACARPASVLRTIGRRKGSLKGVPIKIKRQTDDLHRRLIGIDPPHYGSEQFSAERHSDESMLQLQKKASIAEIFRHRLMACGLITTKSPERWRDRLIAELDEIVTEIEHRCALCKTLYDEPSRYDVLRSLIDPCPACCRRKNNKKQLLLTLQKVLEKSLDSEPGPSESSAGGEEEKEGHDSRIWPITEIPKSRKTRSTTETPMPPLTTQSIVSDHEGVRDLQTAEQNRKLKTSWWSHHPTIQSQGSLYTAETTSSANETDGSEYDGRHEPPAVHVINGQPVDNVHDFLQQYMDLVYGGLPGNEQRKQFFLDQLCRNATNGRIVLQCHDGSAGQRRTRFTSESSAQAAEKVSAWHVSEDSDASSNVQKSLLFTTPSLNVLKPKVMGCQSCWTLGRKRAEWDGH, from the exons ATGATCGTCGTGCGCGTTGTTATCATTTGGTGCTGTTTACTTTCTATTGCTTGTGCTCGTCCCGCTTCCGTGCTCAGAACCATCGGCAGACGTAAAGGATCGCTTAAAGGTGTACCGATTAAAATTAAACGACAAACAGACGACCTGCATCGGAGATTGATAGGAATCGATCCACCTCATTACGG CAGCGAACAGTTCTCTGCCGAACGGCACAGTGACGAGTCGATGCTACAGTTGCAGAAAAAAGCATCCATAGCAGAAATTTTCCGACACCGGCTGATGGCTTGCGGCTTAATAACGACCAAATCTCCCGAGCGCTGGCGTGATCGTTTGATTGCCGAGCTGGACGAGATAGTCACCGAGATAGAGCATCGGTGTGCGCTTTGCAAAACACTGTACGATGAGCCGTCTCGGTACGATGTGCTGAGAAGCTTGATCGATCCGTGTCCAGCCTGCTGTCGgcggaaaaacaacaaaaagcagcTTCTGCTCACACTTCAAAAAGTGTTGGAAAAATCGCTCGACAGTGAACCGGGGCCGAGTGAAAGCAGTGCCGGAGGGGAAGAGGAAAAGGAAGGTCACGATTCACGCATTTGGCCCATTACGGAGATACCGAAGAGTAGGAAGACGCGGAGTACCACCGAAACACCTATGCCACCACTGACGACCCAGTCGATCGTGAGTGATCATGAAGGGGTTCGGGATTTACAAACTGCCGAACAGAACCGTAAGCTAAAGACATCCTGGTGGTCCCACCATCCTACAATACAATCGCAAGGATCACTTTACACGGCGGAAACGACATCAAGCGCAAATGAAACGGACGGCTCGGAGTATGATGGAAGGCACGAACCGCCAGCCGTGCACGTTATCAATGGACAGCCGGTCGATAATGTGCACGATTTTCTGCAGCAATACATGGACCTCGTGTACGGGGGGCTACCGGGCAATGAGCAACGGAAGCAGTTTTTTCTTGACCAGCTGTGCCGAAACGCAACCAACGGCAGGATCGTGCTGCAGTGCCACGATGGCAGCGCCGGGCAGCGGAGAACGCGTTTCACCTCCGAGTCAAGTGCTCAAGCGGCCGAAAAAGTATCAGCTTGGCATGTTAGTGAAGATTCCGACGCCTCAAGTAACGTTCAAAAATCGTTACTTTTTACTACCCCCTCGTTGAATG TGCTTAAGCCCAAAGTGATGGGATGCCAGTCGTGCTGGACGCTTGGTAGAAAACGGGCCGAATGGGATGGACACTAG